The Pseudodesulfovibrio alkaliphilus genome has a window encoding:
- a CDS encoding ABC transporter permease yields MKWLPAVVSLVIGVGGWWAASLAFGSALVPAPATVGRELWHMALEAETWATLAITVARGLAGLMMALACALVLGVAAGASPAAMRLITPLVAALQSCPPILWITLLMVWVGTGSTVAVAVVFASVFPPLFANIAQGCAALDRRLFDMARLYHVPPIRLLRRVVLPGLTPYLLAGLSYAAATSWKVTAVAEFLGSSTGIGAKVFWAYRMLEIPRLFAWAGIIILLGVALELLVIAPLRKSAETFTGKIREQA; encoded by the coding sequence ATGAAGTGGCTGCCGGCGGTGGTGTCCCTGGTCATTGGCGTGGGGGGGTGGTGGGCCGCATCGCTGGCCTTTGGCTCGGCGCTTGTGCCTGCTCCGGCCACGGTGGGAAGGGAGCTTTGGCACATGGCCCTGGAGGCAGAGACCTGGGCCACCCTGGCCATCACGGTGGCCCGTGGGCTTGCCGGGCTGATGATGGCCCTGGCCTGCGCCCTGGTGCTCGGCGTGGCCGCCGGAGCCAGCCCCGCGGCCATGCGCCTGATCACCCCGCTGGTGGCGGCCCTGCAATCGTGCCCGCCCATCCTGTGGATCACCTTGCTCATGGTCTGGGTCGGCACCGGCTCCACCGTGGCCGTGGCCGTGGTCTTCGCCTCGGTCTTTCCGCCCCTGTTCGCCAACATCGCCCAGGGGTGCGCGGCCCTGGACAGGCGGCTGTTCGATATGGCCCGGCTGTATCATGTGCCGCCGATCCGTCTGCTTCGGCGGGTGGTGCTGCCCGGCCTCACCCCCTATCTGCTGGCCGGGCTGTCCTATGCGGCCGCCACCAGCTGGAAGGTGACGGCGGTGGCGGAGTTTCTCGGCTCGTCCACCGGCATAGGCGCCAAGGTGTTCTGGGCCTACCGTATGCTCGAAATTCCCAGGCTCTTCGCCTGGGCGGGCATCATCATTCTGCTGGGCGTCGCCCTGGAGCTGCTTGTCATCGCCCCCTTGCGCAAGTCCGCAGAGACCTTTACCGGAAAGATTCGGGAGCAGGCATGA
- a CDS encoding ATP-binding cassette domain-containing protein — MIAIENVNFAIGGTSLIQNTTLRVAAREAVCLCGPSGVGKTTLLEIAAGLTAPDSGTVSLDSARIGCAFQDDILVPWLTALDNLLLVMTGPLAQARAGAGGWLDRFGLDPDMRPPQMSGGMRRRLSLARAFAVEPEILLLDEPFAFLDDQWQARTAMHVEAHRQGGGAVLLVSHQERHLDAFQCRTVFIDHGPIKLSA, encoded by the coding sequence ATGATAGCCATTGAAAACGTGAACTTCGCCATCGGCGGAACCTCCCTGATCCAGAACACGACCCTGCGTGTGGCGGCCCGCGAGGCCGTCTGCCTGTGCGGCCCGTCCGGGGTCGGCAAGACCACGCTCCTCGAGATAGCCGCCGGGTTGACAGCCCCGGACAGCGGCACGGTCTCCCTCGATTCCGCCCGCATCGGCTGCGCCTTTCAGGACGACATCCTCGTCCCCTGGCTGACCGCCCTTGACAACCTGCTTCTGGTCATGACCGGACCCTTGGCACAGGCAAGGGCCGGGGCGGGGGGCTGGCTGGACAGGTTCGGCCTGGACCCTGATATGCGCCCACCCCAAATGAGCGGCGGCATGCGCAGACGGCTCTCCCTGGCCAGGGCCTTTGCCGTGGAGCCGGAAATCCTGCTGCTGGACGAGCCCTTCGCCTTTCTCGACGATCAATGGCAGGCCCGGACGGCCATGCACGTCGAGGCCCATCGGCAAGGGGGCGGCGCCGTGCTCCTGGTCAGCCACCAGGAGCGGCACCTCGACGCCTTCCAGTGCCGGACCGTGTTCATAGACCACGGCCCCATCAAACTCTCTGCCTGA